A stretch of the Rosa rugosa chromosome 5, drRosRugo1.1, whole genome shotgun sequence genome encodes the following:
- the LOC133711388 gene encoding vicilin Car i 2.0101-like has translation MATSLKALFIFSLFLASISFSLSYQDDPQQQQQQCHQECLVLEQMEEQQQKGIGGEGHGGEPQIRECQRSCDKQHTWRPDISYEEGSKKHGQCRAQCGQQCLRRCDEQQHLEHEIQDLHCRQQCGRYLTHNERGQICQQRCQSQQSGDRQQQRQCQSSCLQQLQDPETKFGECQDRCILSGQRQQQCFHQCKEQLSEQERRQICLRLCLRNLQCSERQAVRQYCQRMCCCENQLQPGEQDFNRQSRDPEQKFELCKQRCQSRQHGPQGQQQQQQCGQQCGQQLSQYERQQVCQQRCQRRQGGDLKQQQHCQRRCEQQLEQEKQDEGQFDMQQFEQEQGQQGQSLLISSSLGFAGF, from the exons ATGGCGACATCACTCAAAGCTTTgttcattttctctcttttccttgcctccatctctttctctcttagCTATCAGGATGACCCTcagcagcaacagcagcagTGCCATCAAGAATGCCTAGTCCTAGAGCAGATGGAGGAGCAGCAGCAGAAAGGCATCGGCGGAGAAGGACATGGAGGTGAACCACAGATTAGGGAGTGCCAGCGGAGCTGCGACAAACAGCATACCTGGCGCCCAGATATATCCTACGAGGAAGGGAGTAAAAAACACGGACAATGTCGTGCACAATGCGGGCAGCAGTGCCTGCGGAGGTGCGACGAACAGCAACACCTCGAACATGAGATTCAGGACCTACACTGTCGTCAACAATGCGGGCGGTACTTAACACATAATGAGCGTGGACAAATATGCCAGCAGCGTTGTCAGAGTCAACAAAGTGGCGATCGGCAACAGCAACGACAGTGCCAATCAAG TTGCCTGCAGCAATTGCAGGATCCTGAAACGAAATTTGGGGAATGCCAGGATAGATGTATATTGTCTGGGCAACGCCAACAACAATGTTTTCACCAGTGCAAAGAGCAATTGAGCGAACAGGAACGTCGGCAGATCTGCCTGCGGCTTTGTCTTAGGAATTTACAGTGTAGTGAACGGCAGGCAGTGCGACAATATTGCCAGAGAATGTGCTGCTGCGAGAACCAACTACAACCTGGAGAACAAGACTTCAATCGGCAATCAAGAGATCCCGAGCAGAAATTTGAGCTATGCAAGCAAAGGTGCCAATCCAGGCAACATGGACCACAAGGtcaacaacaacagcagcagtGCGGTCAACAATGCGGACAACAATTGAGCCAATATGAGCGTCAACAGGTGTGCCAACAACGTTGCCAGAGGCGACAAGGTGGGGATttgaaacaacaacaacattgcCAAAGAAGGTGCGAGCAACAACTTGAACAAGAAAAACAAGATGAGGGTCAATTTGACATGCAACAATTTGAGCAAGAACAGGGTCAACAGGGTCAGAGCCTACTCATATCTTCAAGTTTGGGCTTCGCAGGCTTCTAA